A portion of the Edaphobacter lichenicola genome contains these proteins:
- a CDS encoding DUF1440 domain-containing protein, whose product MSETLALEAESGQKTHARSLAKGLLAGLIGGLAATAAKTLAEKVFPPRTHGEPEPPSVLAEKIFGTRLEGAQKLAATETIHWGVGAATGAAYGALAEFYPAATAKDGAAFGMALTSLTHGTTLPALGLSAEPEDQTFRERSSEMATHVVYGVVTETVRRVVRKMLG is encoded by the coding sequence ATGAGCGAGACATTGGCGTTGGAAGCGGAGTCAGGACAGAAGACACATGCACGGTCGCTGGCGAAGGGTTTGCTGGCGGGGTTGATTGGCGGGTTGGCGGCTACGGCGGCGAAGACGCTGGCGGAGAAGGTGTTTCCGCCGCGAACGCATGGAGAGCCTGAGCCTCCGTCGGTGTTGGCGGAGAAGATCTTTGGGACTCGGCTGGAGGGAGCGCAGAAGCTCGCGGCAACGGAGACGATTCACTGGGGAGTTGGTGCTGCGACGGGCGCGGCGTATGGGGCGTTGGCGGAGTTCTACCCGGCGGCTACGGCGAAGGATGGTGCGGCGTTTGGGATGGCGCTGACCTCGTTGACGCATGGGACGACATTGCCTGCGCTGGGGCTTTCGGCTGAGCCGGAGGACCAGACCTTTCGGGAGAGGAGTAGTGAGATGGCCACGCATGTGGTGTATGGCGTGGTGACCGAGACGGTGCGGCGGGTGGTGAGGAAGATGCTGGGGTAG
- the queD gene encoding 6-carboxytetrahydropterin synthase QueD, translated as MFEVTVEAGFSSGHYLRNYRGKCENPHGHNYKVFVTLIGEELDEAGMLLDFKLLKQVMRPTVEYLDHFMINDLPPFDKELNPSAENLAKYFYDQTSAQLHEMTAGRVRVKDCTLYETDTSFARYYK; from the coding sequence ATGTTCGAAGTAACCGTAGAAGCCGGCTTTTCCTCCGGCCACTACCTCCGCAACTATCGCGGCAAGTGCGAGAACCCGCACGGCCACAACTACAAGGTCTTCGTCACCCTCATCGGCGAAGAGCTCGATGAAGCTGGCATGCTTCTCGACTTCAAGCTCCTCAAGCAGGTCATGCGTCCCACCGTCGAATATCTCGACCACTTCATGATCAACGACCTCCCGCCCTTCGACAAAGAGCTGAACCCCAGCGCCGAAAACCTCGCAAAGTACTTCTACGACCAAACCAGCGCTCAACTCCACGAGATGACCGCCGGCCGCGTCCGCGTCAAAGACTGCACCCTCTACGAGACCGACACCAGCTTCGCCCGCTACTACAAGTAG
- a CDS encoding DUF1624 domain-containing protein, with the protein MSVVAEPVAAQRARLESVDVVRGVIMVVMALDHTRDFFGYPGSPTNLATASIALFFTRWITNICAPVFFLLTGTGAFLSLRKRSKRELSRFLFTRGLWLICLELVLFRCFILQFNFDYHTTVITVLWALGWAMIVLSALIYLPTSVVTAFGIVLIATHNLFDAVQSANPIWSILHSPNIIFSTPGHIVFVAYPLIPWIGVTAAGYGLGQIYAWPSARRCTFLLRLGLCLTAGFLILRAINIYGDPSRWSTQPTTIYTVLSFLNTTKYPPSLLFLLMTLGPALLLLWAVDEHTPTLLRPALIIGKVPLFYYLLHFFFIHLLAVVVSYIRFSQIQNMFHSPDLANFPATFPPGWGFRLPLVYLTWACIVIAVYPFCRWYAALKQRSNNPWLSFL; encoded by the coding sequence ATGTCCGTCGTAGCCGAACCCGTCGCTGCCCAGCGCGCTCGTCTCGAATCGGTAGACGTCGTTCGTGGCGTCATCATGGTCGTCATGGCGCTCGACCATACGCGCGACTTCTTCGGCTACCCCGGCTCCCCAACAAATCTAGCCACCGCAAGCATCGCGCTCTTCTTCACTCGCTGGATCACCAACATCTGCGCCCCCGTCTTCTTTCTTCTCACCGGCACCGGCGCATTCCTCTCACTCCGCAAACGTTCCAAACGCGAACTCTCCCGATTCCTCTTCACCCGCGGCCTCTGGCTCATCTGTCTCGAACTGGTGCTCTTCCGTTGCTTCATCCTGCAGTTCAACTTCGACTACCACACGACCGTCATCACAGTTCTATGGGCGCTCGGCTGGGCGATGATCGTACTTTCAGCACTCATCTATCTGCCAACCTCAGTAGTCACTGCATTCGGCATCGTCCTAATCGCCACCCACAACCTCTTCGACGCCGTCCAGTCCGCAAACCCAATCTGGTCAATCCTTCACTCCCCAAACATCATCTTCTCCACCCCGGGACACATCGTCTTCGTCGCCTACCCGCTTATCCCGTGGATCGGTGTCACCGCCGCCGGCTACGGCCTCGGTCAGATCTACGCATGGCCATCCGCTCGCCGCTGCACCTTTCTCCTTCGCCTCGGCCTATGCCTCACCGCAGGCTTCCTAATCCTCCGCGCCATCAACATCTACGGCGACCCATCTCGCTGGAGCACTCAGCCAACCACCATCTACACCGTTCTCTCCTTCCTCAACACCACCAAATACCCGCCCTCGCTGCTCTTCCTCCTCATGACGCTAGGCCCGGCGCTCCTTCTCCTATGGGCAGTCGATGAGCACACACCAACACTTCTGCGTCCCGCGCTCATCATCGGCAAGGTCCCGCTCTTCTACTACCTTCTGCACTTCTTCTTCATCCATCTGCTGGCAGTCGTCGTCAGCTACATCCGCTTCAGCCAAATACAGAACATGTTTCACTCACCCGACCTGGCAAACTTCCCCGCGACCTTCCCACCCGGATGGGGATTTAGGCTGCCGCTGGTCTATCTCACATGGGCCTGCATCGTCATCGCGGTCTACCCGTTCTGCCGTTGGTACGCAGCATTAAAACAGCGCAGCAACAATCCCTGGCTCAGCTTCCTCTAA
- a CDS encoding glycoside hydrolase family 13 protein — protein sequence MKKPSLTAAVLALAILAPVSQLHAETAAPALINGYQPTWWKEAVVYQVYPRSFKDSNGDGIGDIPGITSKLDYLQKLGVNVIWLSPHYDSPNADNGYDIRDYRKVMSEFGTMADFDKMLAGIKQRHMRLIVDLVVNHTSDEHHWFVESRKSKDNPYRDYYFWRDGKPDPAGKPGPDGKPTTLPPNNDPSFFSGSAWQFDPTTSQYYLHYFAVKQPDLNWDNPKVREEVYSLMRFWLDKGVDGFRMDVIPLISKNPAFPDLTPDQLHNYGNAYANGPHMHEYLQEMNRNVMAKYDVMTVGEALGISLEQTPLIVGDDRHELNMIFNFDAIRSNRVGYDFKPADLPTLKAIYTRHAEVLDTHSWDTVFLSNHDNPRIVSTFGDDSPEFRVPSAKLLETMILTLRGTPFLYQGDELGMTNYPFKSITDFDDIEVKNAYKANVVTGKIPEDVFIANLRHTSRDNSRTPVQWDSSTNGGFTTAAKPWLAANPNYTQINAAAEVADPNSIYNYTAKLIALRHAHQAFVYGDYKDIDPDNKSIFAYTRTLGTERFLVVLNFSKDPITYALPGGRSVGSLVLSNLTPPEQNTATLHLAGWEARIYKLQ from the coding sequence GTGAAGAAACCCTCCCTAACCGCCGCAGTCCTCGCCCTCGCAATACTCGCACCCGTGTCCCAACTCCACGCAGAAACCGCAGCGCCCGCACTCATCAACGGCTACCAGCCGACATGGTGGAAGGAAGCAGTCGTCTACCAGGTCTACCCTCGCTCCTTCAAAGACTCCAACGGAGACGGCATCGGCGACATCCCCGGCATCACCTCCAAGCTCGACTACCTCCAGAAGCTCGGCGTCAACGTCATCTGGCTCAGCCCGCACTACGACTCACCCAACGCCGACAACGGCTACGACATCCGCGACTACCGCAAAGTCATGTCCGAATTCGGCACCATGGCCGACTTCGACAAGATGCTCGCCGGCATCAAGCAGCGCCACATGCGCCTCATCGTTGACCTCGTCGTCAACCACACCTCCGACGAGCACCACTGGTTCGTCGAAAGCCGCAAATCCAAAGACAATCCCTACCGCGACTACTACTTCTGGCGCGACGGCAAACCAGATCCAGCCGGCAAACCCGGCCCCGACGGCAAGCCCACCACGCTCCCACCAAACAACGACCCCTCGTTCTTCTCCGGCTCAGCCTGGCAGTTCGACCCCACCACCAGCCAGTACTACCTCCACTACTTCGCCGTAAAACAGCCCGACCTTAACTGGGACAATCCCAAGGTCCGCGAAGAGGTCTACAGCCTCATGCGTTTCTGGCTCGACAAAGGCGTCGACGGCTTCCGCATGGACGTCATCCCCCTCATCTCGAAGAACCCTGCCTTCCCCGACCTAACCCCCGACCAGCTCCACAACTACGGCAACGCCTACGCCAACGGCCCCCACATGCACGAGTACCTCCAGGAGATGAACCGCAACGTCATGGCCAAATATGACGTCATGACCGTAGGCGAAGCCCTCGGCATCTCCCTCGAACAGACTCCCCTCATCGTCGGCGACGACCGCCACGAGCTCAACATGATCTTCAACTTCGACGCCATCCGCTCCAACCGCGTCGGATACGACTTCAAGCCCGCAGACCTCCCCACACTCAAAGCCATCTACACCCGCCACGCCGAAGTGCTCGACACCCACAGTTGGGACACCGTCTTCCTCTCCAACCACGACAACCCCCGCATCGTCTCCACCTTCGGCGACGACTCACCCGAATTCCGCGTCCCCTCCGCAAAGCTTCTCGAAACCATGATCCTCACCCTGCGCGGCACGCCTTTTCTCTACCAGGGCGACGAGCTAGGTATGACCAACTATCCATTCAAATCCATCACCGACTTCGACGACATCGAAGTAAAAAACGCCTACAAGGCCAACGTAGTCACCGGCAAAATCCCTGAAGACGTCTTCATCGCGAACCTCCGCCACACCAGCCGCGACAACTCCCGCACCCCCGTGCAGTGGGACAGCTCCACCAACGGAGGCTTCACCACCGCAGCAAAACCCTGGCTAGCCGCAAACCCGAACTACACGCAGATCAACGCCGCAGCTGAAGTCGCCGACCCCAACTCCATCTACAACTACACCGCCAAACTCATCGCCCTGCGCCACGCCCATCAGGCCTTCGTCTACGGCGACTACAAAGACATCGACCCCGACAACAAATCCATCTTCGCCTACACGCGAACACTCGGAACCGAACGCTTCCTCGTCGTCCTCAACTTCTCCAAAGATCCCATCACCTACGCCTTACCCGGTGGCCGAAGCGTTGGCAGCCTGGTCCTCTCAAACCTCACGCCCCCCGAACAAAACACCGCCACACTTCACCTCGCAGGCTGGGAAGCCCGCATCTACAAACTGCAGTAG
- a CDS encoding cation diffusion facilitator family transporter, with product MASSNKSIYVAILANLGIAAAKVVGFFFTRSSAMLSEAIHSLVDCGNGGLLLLGKRLSSRPADETHPFGHGKELYFWTLIVALLIFVLGGGVSIAEGISHIRHVVTTDDASWAYAILGVSILFEGYSFIVCIRELKAESGTQPIFHTIRHSKDPSIFTVLFEDTAALLGLVIALIGIFLSQHFGWHKADGIASVVIGILLISVAVLLIMKCKTLLIGEAADPTTLRAIRFIAQADPDVEQAGYPFTMFFGPHAILLTMNLQFRRALVGPEIETAIDRIESAIRADYPDIRNIYLEVDSIRKRGAENLIFPVEAGSSPD from the coding sequence GTGGCCTCCTCCAACAAAAGCATCTACGTCGCCATCCTCGCCAACCTTGGCATCGCTGCCGCCAAGGTCGTCGGCTTCTTTTTCACCCGCTCCTCCGCCATGCTCTCCGAGGCCATCCACTCCCTCGTCGACTGCGGCAACGGCGGCCTTCTCCTCCTCGGCAAACGCCTCAGCAGCCGCCCCGCCGACGAAACCCATCCCTTCGGCCACGGCAAAGAGCTTTACTTCTGGACCCTCATCGTCGCCCTCCTCATCTTCGTCCTCGGCGGCGGCGTCTCCATCGCCGAAGGAATCTCCCATATCCGCCACGTCGTCACCACCGACGACGCCTCCTGGGCCTACGCCATCCTCGGCGTGTCCATCCTCTTCGAGGGATACTCCTTCATCGTCTGCATCCGCGAACTCAAAGCCGAAAGCGGCACACAACCCATCTTCCACACCATCCGCCACAGCAAAGACCCCAGCATCTTCACCGTCCTCTTTGAAGACACCGCCGCTCTCCTGGGCCTCGTCATTGCCTTGATAGGAATCTTCCTCAGTCAGCACTTCGGCTGGCACAAAGCCGACGGCATCGCCTCCGTCGTCATCGGCATCTTGCTGATCTCCGTCGCTGTCCTGCTCATCATGAAGTGCAAGACGCTCCTCATCGGCGAAGCAGCCGACCCCACTACTCTCCGCGCCATCCGTTTCATCGCCCAGGCCGATCCCGACGTCGAACAAGCCGGCTACCCCTTCACCATGTTCTTCGGCCCGCACGCCATCCTGCTCACCATGAACCTGCAGTTCCGCAGAGCGCTCGTCGGCCCCGAGATCGAAACCGCCATCGACCGCATCGAGTCCGCCATCCGCGCCGACTATCCCGACATCCGCAACATCTACCTCGAAGTCGACTCCATCCGCAAACGCGGCGCCGAAAACCTAATCTTTCCCGTCGAAGCAGGATCCAGCCCCGACTAA
- a CDS encoding ATP-dependent DNA helicase, which translates to MSTSAPISITPAPPENLPNLHDFFAPGGILSRSTLAFEHRRGQYDMAKAIESAFKDKRHLIVEAGTGTGKTLAYLLPALRLARERNQRVIISTGTKNLQEQLYFKDVPFLESLLGPLKVCYMKGRANYLCRHKLYALRDNPLLNGLEEIDQFHHIATWEKVTETGDRAELDHLPESSALWHKLDARTEVCLGQTCPDWERCFVTAMRRKALESDIVIVNHHLFFADLNIKQQAAGAPDAGILPEAAVVIFDEAHELEEVASNYFGIGLSTQRIDELTRDTEMLLKAKQASSSAIESACATLKDRSRMFFSVLPTEPGGAFNGGGRMPFLHREAFLEESGDTYTATLNALTRLEGELEYLKNVEESSGLRKRVADIRAHLTFLLESPDRNTVFWIERRAAGGVRNLARGAAHASFHTHLQATPIDVSELLTTTLFDSYNSVILTSATLTVSGGFDHIRKRLGLHSTRELIVPSHFNYEKQALLYLPPNMPDPREPDFPEKAAERIRRVLEISKGRAFCLFTSYAQMRNTYERLLVELPYTLLLHGTAPRNVLLQQFRDTPNAVLFGTSSFWQGVDVQGEQLSCVIIDRLPFAVPSDPIVEARMEAIEALGGKPFFDYQIPNAVITLKQGFGRLIRSLNDRGVLMLLDPRIQRQRYGRIFLESLPPYRLTQDITDVEKFFEQPT; encoded by the coding sequence TTGTCCACCTCGGCCCCCATCTCGATCACGCCCGCCCCCCCGGAGAATCTCCCCAACCTCCACGACTTCTTCGCGCCCGGCGGCATCCTCTCCCGGTCCACCCTCGCCTTTGAGCACCGTCGCGGCCAGTACGACATGGCGAAAGCCATCGAATCCGCCTTCAAAGACAAGCGTCACCTCATCGTCGAAGCCGGCACCGGCACAGGCAAAACCCTCGCCTACTTGTTACCAGCCCTGCGCCTGGCCCGCGAGCGCAACCAGCGCGTCATCATCTCCACCGGCACCAAAAACCTTCAGGAGCAGCTCTACTTCAAGGACGTACCCTTCCTCGAATCCCTCCTCGGCCCCCTCAAAGTCTGCTACATGAAGGGCCGCGCCAACTACCTCTGCCGCCACAAGCTCTACGCCCTCCGCGACAACCCGCTCCTCAACGGCCTCGAAGAGATCGACCAGTTCCACCACATCGCCACCTGGGAAAAAGTCACCGAGACCGGCGACCGCGCCGAACTCGACCACCTCCCCGAGTCCTCCGCCCTCTGGCACAAACTCGACGCCCGCACCGAAGTCTGTCTCGGCCAAACCTGCCCCGACTGGGAGCGTTGCTTCGTCACCGCCATGCGTCGCAAAGCCCTCGAGTCTGACATCGTCATCGTCAACCACCACCTCTTCTTCGCCGACCTCAACATCAAGCAGCAAGCCGCCGGCGCACCCGACGCAGGCATCCTCCCCGAAGCCGCCGTCGTCATCTTCGACGAAGCCCACGAGCTCGAGGAGGTCGCCTCCAACTACTTCGGCATCGGCCTCAGCACCCAACGCATCGACGAGCTCACCCGTGACACCGAGATGCTCCTGAAGGCCAAACAAGCCAGCAGCAGCGCCATCGAAAGCGCCTGCGCTACCCTCAAAGACCGCTCCCGCATGTTCTTCTCGGTCCTTCCAACCGAGCCAGGCGGCGCCTTCAACGGAGGCGGACGCATGCCCTTCCTCCACCGCGAAGCATTCCTGGAAGAGAGTGGCGACACCTACACCGCAACCCTCAACGCCCTCACGCGCCTCGAAGGCGAACTCGAATATCTCAAGAACGTCGAAGAGTCCTCCGGCCTGCGCAAACGCGTCGCCGACATCCGCGCGCACCTCACCTTCCTTCTCGAATCTCCCGACCGCAACACCGTCTTCTGGATCGAGCGCCGCGCAGCAGGCGGCGTCCGCAATCTAGCAAGAGGCGCAGCCCACGCGAGCTTTCACACACACCTCCAAGCCACACCAATCGACGTCTCCGAACTCCTCACCACCACGCTCTTCGACAGCTACAACTCCGTCATCCTCACCTCCGCTACCCTCACGGTATCCGGAGGTTTCGATCACATCCGTAAGCGCCTCGGCCTCCACTCCACCCGCGAGCTCATCGTCCCCTCGCACTTCAACTACGAAAAGCAAGCGCTCCTCTACCTTCCGCCCAACATGCCCGACCCACGCGAGCCCGACTTCCCTGAGAAGGCCGCCGAACGCATCCGCCGCGTCCTCGAGATCAGCAAAGGCCGCGCCTTCTGTCTCTTCACCAGCTACGCCCAGATGCGCAACACCTACGAGCGCCTCTTAGTCGAACTCCCCTACACCCTCCTCCTCCACGGCACTGCGCCACGCAACGTTCTCCTCCAACAGTTCCGCGACACCCCCAACGCTGTCCTCTTCGGCACCTCCTCCTTTTGGCAAGGAGTAGACGTCCAAGGCGAACAACTCTCCTGCGTCATCATCGACCGCCTCCCCTTCGCCGTCCCGTCCGACCCCATTGTCGAAGCTCGCATGGAGGCCATCGAAGCCCTCGGCGGCAAGCCCTTCTTCGACTACCAGATCCCCAACGCAGTCATCACCCTCAAACAAGGCTTTGGCCGCCTCATCCGCAGCCTGAACGATCGAGGCGTCTTGATGCTCCTAGACCCACGCATCCAGCGCCAACGCTACGGCCGCATCTTCCTGGAATCTCTCCCCCCATACCGCCTCACGCAAGACATCACCGACGTAGAAAAGTTCTTCGAGCAGCCCACCTAA
- a CDS encoding purine nucleoside permease → MRILSTLLLLCTLPCAFAQPQQQQKPTEIKVVVINMFEVGADTGDAPGEYQYWVEREHLDTVLPFPQGYHDLRLNEKTGVLGVVTGVGTARATATIMALGLDPRFDLTHAYFLVAGIGGIDPLIGSLGSAVWSDYIVDGDLAHEIDAREIPTDWKTGYVPLGKSTPYEQPRAARFGDDGNIYHLNTALVDWAFALTKDTPLPDTPAMATRRNQYAEEAAHRPPFVLRGDNLSASTFWHGKLLNQWARDWVKYQTDGHGTYAICGMEDTGTMQSLTWLAKAKKVDINRVLILRTASNFDQQRPGATAAESLAETKVRQYSAYLPALDSAYRVGHIVVDSLVTNWPQTRDHIPQK, encoded by the coding sequence ATGCGCATCCTTTCCACGCTGCTCCTGCTCTGTACGCTTCCGTGTGCCTTCGCGCAGCCCCAGCAGCAACAAAAGCCCACCGAAATCAAAGTAGTCGTCATCAACATGTTCGAAGTCGGTGCCGACACAGGCGACGCCCCCGGCGAGTATCAGTACTGGGTCGAGCGCGAGCACCTCGACACCGTCCTCCCATTTCCCCAGGGCTATCACGACCTCCGCCTCAACGAAAAAACCGGCGTCCTCGGCGTCGTCACCGGAGTAGGCACCGCCCGCGCCACCGCCACCATCATGGCCCTCGGTCTCGACCCCCGCTTCGACCTCACCCACGCCTACTTCCTCGTCGCTGGCATCGGCGGCATCGACCCCCTCATCGGCTCCCTCGGCTCCGCCGTCTGGTCCGACTACATCGTCGACGGCGACCTCGCCCACGAGATCGACGCCCGCGAGATCCCCACCGACTGGAAGACCGGCTACGTCCCCCTCGGAAAATCCACCCCATACGAGCAGCCCCGCGCCGCCCGCTTCGGCGACGACGGCAACATCTACCACCTCAACACCGCCCTCGTCGACTGGGCCTTCGCCCTCACCAAAGACACGCCCCTACCCGACACCCCCGCCATGGCAACCCGTCGCAACCAATACGCCGAAGAGGCCGCTCACCGCCCGCCCTTCGTCCTGCGCGGCGACAATCTATCCGCCTCCACCTTCTGGCACGGCAAGCTCCTCAACCAGTGGGCCCGCGACTGGGTCAAATACCAGACCGACGGCCACGGCACCTACGCAATCTGCGGCATGGAAGACACCGGCACCATGCAATCCCTCACCTGGCTCGCCAAAGCAAAGAAGGTCGACATCAACCGCGTCCTCATCCTCCGCACTGCCTCCAACTTCGACCAGCAGCGCCCCGGCGCCACCGCAGCCGAGAGCCTCGCCGAAACAAAGGTCCGCCAATACAGCGCCTACCTTCCCGCACTCGACAGCGCCTACCGCGTAGGCCACATCGTAGTCGACTCGCTGGTCACAAATTGGCCCCAAACCCGCGACCACATCCCACAAAAATAA
- a CDS encoding 7-carboxy-7-deazaguanine synthase QueE — MHLIELYKSVQGESSFAGLPCIFVRLAGCNLRCAWCDSEYTFSGGKPFSLDEIEQQIKALAPCTLIEFTGGEPMLQAKELLPLMDRLLAQNYTLMIETSGERPLADVPKAVHKIVDVKCPGAGSAANSFRMENLEALTKSDEVKFVLTNRADYDFARTFITEHKLNEKAGQILLSPAFNKSPSPLRTTDNATLDPRTLVEWMMADGINARLSLQIHKFIWEPMKKGV; from the coding sequence ATGCACCTAATCGAACTCTACAAATCCGTTCAAGGCGAATCCTCCTTCGCTGGCCTCCCCTGCATCTTCGTCCGCCTCGCCGGTTGCAATCTCCGCTGCGCCTGGTGCGACTCCGAGTACACCTTCTCCGGCGGCAAGCCCTTCTCACTCGACGAGATCGAGCAACAGATCAAAGCCCTCGCCCCATGCACCCTCATCGAGTTCACCGGCGGCGAGCCCATGCTTCAGGCAAAAGAACTCCTCCCCCTCATGGACCGTCTCCTCGCACAAAACTACACGCTGATGATCGAAACATCAGGCGAGCGCCCATTAGCAGACGTCCCCAAAGCCGTCCACAAGATCGTCGACGTCAAATGCCCCGGTGCAGGCAGCGCCGCCAACAGCTTCCGCATGGAAAACCTCGAAGCCCTCACCAAAAGCGACGAAGTAAAGTTCGTCCTCACCAACCGCGCCGACTACGACTTCGCACGCACCTTCATCACCGAACACAAGCTAAACGAAAAAGCCGGCCAGATCCTACTCAGCCCCGCCTTCAACAAATCCCCTAGCCCACTCCGCACGACCGACAACGCCACCCTCGACCCCCGTACCTTGGTCGAATGGATGATGGCCGACGGCATCAACGCTCGCCTCTCCCTCCAGATCCACAAGTTCATCTGGGAGCCCATGAAGAAGGGCGTCTAG
- a CDS encoding alpha/beta hydrolase, producing MILRRRAAERGWIAGRAVWGLVLFLMLVRPVLAQHQAIQLWADGAPGSEGKTAPETVRESAEGDRIVSTVHQPSITPYLPQPGMATGAAVIIAPGGGHSELWVDHEGNNVAKWLSGHGVAAFVLKYRLAREKGSTYTVEGDELADIQRAIRLVRSRAVEWKVDPARVGVMGFSAGGELAVLASTHYDDGKPGATDAIDRESSKPAFQALFYPGLPKEIKVTKDTPPAFLLCGAEDRENISQGLPELYLELRKAGVSAELHVYAGVGHGFGLRLSNHGSYSEWPSLFLAWLDTKGFLKH from the coding sequence TTGATTTTGCGAAGGCGCGCGGCGGAACGAGGATGGATTGCTGGCAGAGCGGTTTGGGGATTGGTTTTATTCCTGATGCTTGTGAGGCCGGTGCTTGCGCAGCATCAGGCGATACAGCTTTGGGCTGACGGCGCTCCAGGTTCTGAAGGAAAGACCGCTCCGGAGACGGTGCGCGAGAGCGCGGAGGGCGACCGGATTGTTTCGACTGTCCATCAGCCTTCGATTACGCCTTATCTGCCTCAACCGGGAATGGCGACAGGAGCGGCGGTGATTATCGCGCCGGGTGGTGGGCACTCTGAACTGTGGGTTGATCACGAGGGCAATAACGTGGCGAAGTGGTTGAGTGGGCATGGCGTTGCCGCGTTTGTTTTGAAGTACAGATTGGCGAGGGAGAAGGGTTCGACGTATACGGTCGAAGGGGACGAGCTCGCGGATATTCAACGAGCGATTCGCCTGGTCAGGAGCAGAGCGGTTGAGTGGAAGGTGGATCCGGCGAGGGTTGGGGTGATGGGCTTCTCTGCTGGTGGTGAGTTGGCTGTGCTTGCAAGTACGCACTATGACGACGGCAAGCCGGGGGCGACGGACGCGATTGATCGGGAGAGCTCGAAGCCTGCGTTTCAGGCGCTGTTCTATCCGGGGCTGCCAAAGGAGATCAAGGTGACGAAGGACACTCCTCCGGCGTTTTTGTTGTGTGGCGCGGAGGACAGAGAGAACATCTCGCAGGGACTGCCGGAGCTTTATCTCGAGTTGCGGAAGGCCGGCGTTTCGGCAGAGCTGCATGTGTATGCCGGGGTGGGCCATGGGTTTGGATTGCGTTTGAGCAATCACGGGTCTTATTCGGAGTGGCCGTCTCTGTTTTTGGCGTGGCTGGATACCAAGGGTTTTCTTAAGCACTGA
- a CDS encoding PIG-L family deacetylase has protein sequence MKILILSPHRDDAAFSLSLAITNWLTARHTVTILNVFTRSRFAPYSDAAFVHENDELSYVSAMRLREDELWVRRIKETLPKGHKNNLHMLDLNLKDAAIRLRIPLEAANTTPVNPADPSIEKIRKALTRHATEGTMQAIVIPAALGNHIDHLTVREAAQPFTTQLPTAFYEDLPYATQPNALTDLEALRTAAAERNEPLTEILYNTNEPAAEAITRKRKLVLNYASQIDDTSGDLIANFAATYNGAERLWANHQWLSAFKST, from the coding sequence ATGAAGATCCTCATCCTCTCCCCGCACCGCGACGACGCAGCCTTCTCCCTCTCTCTCGCCATCACCAACTGGCTCACCGCCCGCCACACCGTCACCATCCTCAACGTCTTCACCCGCAGCCGCTTCGCCCCCTACTCCGACGCTGCCTTCGTCCACGAAAACGACGAGCTCTCCTACGTCTCCGCCATGCGTCTCCGTGAAGACGAGCTCTGGGTCCGCCGCATCAAAGAGACCCTCCCCAAAGGCCACAAGAACAACCTCCACATGCTCGACCTCAACCTCAAAGACGCCGCCATCCGCCTCCGCATCCCACTCGAAGCTGCCAACACCACCCCCGTCAACCCTGCCGATCCATCCATCGAAAAAATCCGCAAAGCCCTCACCCGCCACGCCACCGAAGGCACCATGCAAGCCATCGTCATCCCCGCCGCCCTCGGCAATCACATCGATCACCTCACCGTCCGCGAAGCCGCCCAACCCTTCACAACGCAGCTCCCAACCGCCTTCTACGAAGACCTCCCCTACGCAACTCAACCAAACGCGCTCACCGACCTCGAAGCCCTCCGCACCGCCGCCGCCGAACGCAACGAGCCGCTCACAGAAATTCTCTACAACACCAACGAACCCGCCGCCGAAGCCATCACTCGCAAGCGCAAACTAGTCCTCAACTACGCCTCGCAGATCGACGACACATCCGGCGACCTCATCGCAAACTTCGCCGCCACCTACAACGGCGCCGAACGCCTCTGGGCCAACCACCAATGGCTCTCCGCCTTCAAGTCCACGTAA